The following is a genomic window from Pseudophryne corroboree isolate aPseCor3 chromosome 3, aPseCor3.hap2, whole genome shotgun sequence.
ttgagcagaagagagctctcctgggagagccttaggcagaacgatgtgctgcagcttataccacagcagcacaggagagcaagggttacagagcatttgcccctcacttgctagtGTGTggctactagggctaataaatacaattaccccatagcacagtcacatgtagatagaacaatcacaaagctctatctcagtctcactcaaaaagttcagtcagaattgagagaggaggagttgggactgtagagggaggagtcaagattaaacagtaaaccgcccccctaaagaaaagtctagatccgtccctgcctgcatgcaggccaatctagcaccggcgatagagccatgtggggccgcgcattgctatcgctgtgggcatacacacgagagatccgtgcttaaaatctaagcaatctagtcagattgcttagattttaagattggatctctccatgtgtaccccccttaagatgatAATCGTTCAGTTACAAAAACATTGGGTTTGTGTAGAACGCTGAATCAGgcccgggccctcattccgagttgatcgctcgcaaggcgaatttagcagagttgctcaggctaagcctacgcctactgggagtgtatcttagcttcttaaaattgcgaccgatgtattcgcaatattgcgattacaaactacttagcagtttcagagtagcttcagacttactcggcatctgcgatcagttcagtgcttgtcgttcctggtttgacgtcataaacacacccagcgttcgcccagacactcccccgtttctccggccactcctgcgttttttccggaaacggtagcgtttttatccacacgccccgaaaacgccgtgtttccgcccagtaacacccatttcctgtcaatcacactacgatcgccggagcgatgaaaaagccgtgagtaaaaatactatctccattgtaaaattacttggcgcagtcgcagtgcgaatattgcgcatgcgtactaagcggaatttcactgcgatgcgatgaaaaataccgagcaaacgactcggaatgagggccccaatgtgtagttttgcaaagtgagcactagatggtgcccaactcATGTTTAAAGACGTGCGAAGTACAGAGCCGTGTAAGAATATGTTCATCTATATTCTGTTTTATAACAATGGTGTTTGGTATAATAGGTTAATGCCGGACTATGTGTAAATGATGTGACTAATTCTGAGATGTCTCTCAGTTCTAGCATGCTAATACAAGCTGTAAGACTACTTAGTTATCATACAATGCACTCCAGcagcctgcagacttgctactgtgaGACAGACATTGGACAACAATGGGATTATTGATGTCTTTGTAGTGATGATAATATCCATATACATAACAACAGCAGAACCTTCAATCTTATATGATTAACATTAAAACAAGGGTTAGGAAGtgtaataaatgaaataaaatgatGCTTTGTGTTATCCTGACATCTTGATCATTTTCCAATATTAGTAGGGGTGGATATCTAAATTGGAGAGGTCTGGACTTTGGCACTCAGGCCAAGCAGTCAGTAATGCTTGTAAGAGTAtgaatgtgtatgagtgtgtgggcCAATATATAGTATTGTGCTAAAGtttccattttcatgtgtcaaccttttccattgtctaccttttccatgtcgaccatatggggtcgacctattgactgttatcGTAATTAGggtcaatctaatgatccacacctgcaAGGCCCACATTTGCAGAGGTCAAGAGCGTTAGTCAATGTAACACAGATTAACAAATTATATCAGAAATGTAAAAATATATTCCATAACATTTACTTTTAAATGACAAGATAAAATCGAAAGCATATTAACCATGCACTAGTCTTATATACATAAATTTCATAAGCATAGCAGTTTAATATTCAATCTATTGCTGAGATATTTTGTTATTTAAAAGAATATTGCACAAGTTAATCTTTTGCTCATCTAACTCTGCAGCAAATTGTCCCTTTAATTAACCAATGAGATTGATACTACTGTTCCTATGGTAATAAATGTGGTCAGTTGCATTAGTCGCAGGGGCTTCTTTAAGCAGCATCAGTCTTGCCTCCCAtaggagtaaaggtgggtacacactaggtgatgtgctctatgagcgacgttgccTAGTGTGTTCCGCTCCCTGCTGGTGCAGCcggcggcagtgcgtacacactgagctataTGCAAGcgctatcgctcagtgatgtcacttcaCGGCCGGGCCGCGAATGCagtttttggacgacagtccaaattgagctgcagcaCAGCCAACAGCGAGGGTCGCTCATCTGcggtggcatacacacttaacaataAAGTAAAtgacgttgctcaggaagggtcaaaatgagcgacatTGTTTAATTTatcacttaaggcccatatagacgggccgatgcaggagagatgtgtgctgagcgaaccgctcagcacatatctctcccgccgctcagcacagcgcgatctgtgctgagcgtgcgggggtagataggggggccgctcacttcacccagcgggtgaagtgagcgacccgctagattggcctgcatgcaggccaatctagcagcagcgatagcgatgtgcggggccgcgcatcgctatcgctgagggggctacacacggagcgatcatgccgatattctaagcaatctagtcagattgcttagaatatcgctccgtgagtaccccccttaagtgtgtaCCCAACCTTCAGAGCCCAGGCTGAGACCACACTTTCCCACACCAGAAATAATTGTGACTTGGCCAGCCCATGAGGGAAGAAAGAAGTAAGAGAAGAGATTTTATTAGTTTttgttaaagcttgtggggattacAAATAATTTTTGAATTAAACATGACTAATGCGAAGatgcatgcacacatacacaaCATTTTATAATATAAATAACATGGTACAAAAAGTGGGTTTTTCTTTTTAACATTCAAGTTTTTCGTTGGTGCTTCTTAATTATGGTGGTGCACTTCTTGTTCCATTTGTACAGTTATTTTCAAATCTGCTGCTGGCTGAGATTATAATTGAGTCAACAAGTTCAGCATGGCAGTAGGAAAACAGGTGCAAGTGAAAGAATCAGTGCAACACTGCCGAGTTATAGTGGTGTCTGTGtaaataacatatataaatataacatatataaaCAAAAGTAATAAAAACAGTACTGCGTTCAATAAAACTCTTCATTGCAAGTATAAGGAATTTTTCAATACTGCTTTTCTTAAGTGACTTTGCTGGTAAAGAGCCTACAGCTTCCATGCTTGATAAATAGGTTCCCCCCTGCAGTGGTTAGAGAACAAAAGCCAGCAAATGGGCTTTGTCAACTTTGATAAAAACCAATCCATGGCCAAATGCAATAGCCTGGTTTTGCTttaaatttttttgtgtttttttttaaatgctatttTCTGCATCCCCATATTCTATGGGTAAAACAGTGTTGTGATTTCTGTATTCTGCAAATATCTGCTTTTCATGGGAACATGCTATGCCCAGCTATCAAAGCACTTTTTCAGTaatgtaaaaaaacaaataaaatgatataataataataataataataataataataataataataataataataataataccaatgtTAAGTTGTTATTTTGGCCAGTAATAAAAGAATAGCCAGTTACAACATGCGTTAACACGTCAATTTACTAATATTGCAAGTCACCACTAGAGGGCGCCCGGCGGACACGCAATAATTTCTGACAATTATGGAAATTGTAGTGTGTTTATTTTATTATACCTTTCTTGCTATAAATGGTTAAGTAAATGCTATTAAATAAATCAAAGTTAAAAAAAACTTGATAGGAAATCCACATTATCAATACTTGCAAGGATATCCATTTTAATAATGTTAATCTCTAACTAGTGTAAAGTATATAGACGCAaagatacagtatactggcaggttGTCTACGTATGATATTAAACCTAGTCTGCCTGACCAACCGTTCAGACAGTCtgtggactgatgtgaatgttcattctctgtaaagtgctacatAATATGTGTGTTCTATTACTATTtacattattattatcttttatttgtatggcgccacaagggatccacagcacccattacagagtacataaacaaatgagcaaaacaagaagaaAGTACTTAAAGTTTGAGCCAATATAGTACGAGAACAAAGTATatacagacagggccggttcttgcccttatgACGCTCTGGGCAAAtgataggggtgtggcttaatatgggggcgtggtcagtcacgcccccatttgtagcaccgctgaaaggaaataataaaaaaaaaaaagtatacttactattccCCGCTCCTGactccagacctgcagacctccgccggcgccactcttctcctcggatctatgggagagacgtcagtcatgacgtctctcccatagcacagcataggcactagaggtcaattatgacccctagcggctgtgccacaatgctgtgcggtgcgcaatgacgtcatcgcgcaccgcacatcaaaggtcctctccatgaagggaaactagacgcttagtgtctgattcccttcacagcaggggggggggggacaccagcgccacgaagggaaaccagaagcgtagcgtctggttcccttctcacagtggggggggggggggggggggcactgctggggggcacactgcacagtggcggatcttgccatggtgcggcgccctccggaaggcggcgccccgggcaaaagtcctgcttgcccgtggcaagatccgccactgtatacAGAACACcatgggttaggtgccatcaacgggagtatggagtataagatagtgtaagtaaaggcgggtacacactacccgTTGTTTAAATGCCGTCGGTgaacgactatatcgttgaacaATATAGCGTTAAACGATATAGTGCGTACAAACTGAACGTTATTGTTCAACAATAACGTTCAGTGACATCACCGCCGGGaccgccggcattcccgaacatgcagctcagccagacattgatgggttgagctgcatgtcggcTCAATATGGGTGATCGCTGACCGGCGTGCGGGAGCGCTCATCGTTCATCGATCACCAATATTGCCCCCATAGACACcggacgatataagcctaaaaataaacgtTAATGACATatatgtcattatcgtttatttttttaGGCTAAAATCGCCTTGTCTGCATTTCCCCTTAAGAGAAGGAATttcaggaaaggcacatgaggggagattTATGTTAATGAATAAATCTACTCTCACATGTGATAGTACTCAAAACAGCAGCCATGGACTGAGTGCTATGTAATCATCTGTTATccagcagactttgcaaaaataagtatgtcagtgtgtgtgtgtcctgctctGATACGTAAATCCTATGTATTAGGAATGGATGATATAATGCTAGCGTGAGCAGTAATCACTCAAACAGGACAGGAGGAGTTAATAAGTGGGGCGGGGCCGTTTATAGAATGGGCGTGGTCTCCTGGGTGATGTCACGGGGCTGAGGGACAGGCTGGGCTGCTGCaaggtcggtgctgcagagttttaCGAGCAGCATAGTGGAGAGGACAGAGCGGTGTGATTGCCGGGCGCGTATTATACATAGTCCGTCTCTACTACAAGGTAACTAATGTCCCTGATTGTTATTATGCGGCTTGGTATGCTGTGTGTCATGCCAATCCTGTTGTGCAGCTTGTATTGGGAATAGGATCAGTAGCATGTTTATATATTGCATGGTGCGGCATCTGTTCTTGGACGGGAGCATAATAATATAACTTCGCTTCCTGTCAAGTGATTGCTATAAAATCCCCGGGTAGCAGGGTGTATGCAGTGGCTGGGTGTATGAGGAGTGCTTAGATCTGGTGGGAAGAGCAGCCCTGGGCTGTCGTGTTTTTGCCAGAGACCTTTTGGCTGCGGTGAGTGTAGCTGGAGGTTATATATAGGATATATGGAATACTTTGCCTTTTACAATTGCAACTGTTGAGATTTACTTATTTGAAAATCCTGTTAAAGATTTCTAGTTGGAAATTGCCTGATAATATTCCATGGAGAATGTGCAGGTGTCTCATTGCCTGCAATGCAAAGGAGATCCTTCCTAATAGAATTCGTGACTGCTGCTTGCACGCAGACTGCAGGGGATGTTGTGTTCTATGGAGTTTCCTCCTGTAGCTGCATATGGATGGGAGAGGTGGTTCCCATGTAATGAGACACACTGGGAGCAGATTATCAGCGCCTGGGCAAATCTCCATTCAGAACGCTGCTTGTAATTGCATTACACTAATGCTAGCAAATAGTAGTTCTCTAttgagtgtgtatgtatatatgtgtgttaaaaataaataaaaaaagtatatgtgtgtatatagtgtatgtatgtatatgtgtgtgtgtatatatatatatatatatatatatatatatatatatatatatatatatatatatatatatatattacaaaaaatattattttttcagACAATCTTTATGCACTATAAACCATTTGAATTCTGTTGTGGAAAATAGTCTATTAATGTTTCATTTATTGTGTGTTCTGTTGAGTAAATATTATTTGTGATTTGTCACTTTAGAATTTAGCATGTTGTACCCAAGGCTGTGTGCAGTTGTTACATATACGCAGCATGCACCCACTCATGCTATTTACATATCCAGCCACGCTGCTTATTGCGGTCTCTCTTTATAGATCACTTGCTTTCTTGACAAAATGGCCTTTCGCCCCCAGCCAAATCCATTCAATGTTGATGGAGTTTCCTGCAAGCTCCCCCTCTCCTGCAGATAGAGATGCTTTTGTTCCCTGCAGAGGTGTGAATGGGATAGTGTTCTATGGGATCCCCATGAACAGTGTAAATCTAGTAAAGTAAATTTGTCAAACATGAGGTTTGTGAAAGGAGTAGAGGCAGAGCATGAGCTCCACTGCTGCCCTTGGATACTGCAAACACTAGGCTATATTTGTCTGATGTTCGTTTTGGTCAGGTAAATAAACCGGTGACTAAGTTTTCAAGTGCAGATTGTGTCTCCTGTTATCTTCAACATGATATCTATGCCCTGCATGGTGTTGCTAATAAGCAGATAATCTAATCACACAAATACTGAGAAATAATTtttcaaaattattatttttttttttagtaagtaaTTAAATTGCATATATTGTAAGCCTGCATGGCTTATTCCCATTCTGCGCTGCTCCAAGTAATTTGTATGTGCAACCCCTTAACTTTTACCTCAATCAGCTAGATAAATCCATTCTCAAATTTCAGTATGTTACCAGACCAGTTCTGTAACCACTGCAGCAGTGAGTATATTACAAGCCTCTACAGAATTGTGCGTAGTACACTTAACAATGAATTTCTAAGTAATTGTATACCAAGTTCCCTACCCAGAATTGCTTAGTTCTATGCTTATTTTGGTTGAATATCAGTCTCTTTTGCAGTCTGTACACCGAGGCTGGGTAACAGCTGGGGGGAGGGTACTCACATTTCCTATGCTTGTTCTCTTTCAAAACACCCCCATCCTCCTGTTTTCCTCTGAATTATTTCTTTATCTGTGCCAGATGTTGCCTAATAGTCTTCTATTTTCCCTTTCAGATAAGGATTTTAGTGAACTTAACACCACACATCTTTGCTATGTGACTCCTTTAAAGAACCTGAGTACCATCTTTGAAAAGTTTTTTGAGAAATAATACCAAACAGGAAAAAGCAATGGGGAATCATCTTACAGAGATTGCACCTAACACCTCGTTTCTTCCGACCTTTCAGACCCTGCATGTGGTTGTCATAGGGTTGGATTCTGCTGGGAAGACCTCTTTGTTATATAGACTAAAATTTAAGGAGTTTGTGAAATGTGTTCCCACCAAAGGCTTTAATATGGAAAAGATAAAGGCCCCCATTGGGAATTCCAAAGCAATCGCTTTCCAAGTATGGGATGTTGGTGGTCAGGAGAAATTGAGACCTCTATGGAAATCCTACACCAGGAGGACTGATGGTATGGTGTTTGTTGTGGACTCCTCAGAACAAGAACGCATGGAGGAAGCCAAAGTGGAGCTGCACAAAATTACCAGGACCTCTGAAAACCAAGGTGTGCCCGTCTTAGTCCTTGCTAATAAGCAAGATATTACTAATGCACTATCTGTGGCAGAGGTGGAGAAGTTACTAGCTGTACATGAACTTGGCACATCTACCTTGAGTCACATTCAGGGCTGCAGTGCTGTAGATGGCAGAGGTTTGCATCAAGGACTTGAGAAACTCTATGATATGATTCTTAAGAGGAAGAAGATGCTGAGACACAGCAAGAAGAAGCGATGAGCAACCTAAGTGTTATGTCAATAAATAAGAACTTCTCTGTATCTTTTGAAAGAATCTATCACTGGACAATGACATTCTGGTGACTGACTTACTGGTAATGCTGGTAAAACGGTCAATGTATAGAACAGAGTTTCTGCTGTTCACGCAGCACAATTCATGTGCAATCTCGGAGTAAGAATATTTATTTACCGGTACGTTTCAGATACGAGGATACACTGGTGAAAGTTGTTTTTCTAGCATACATGCCTATCATTTGCCTTGGATGATCTGTGCAAAGGAATATAAAGACATTGGAGGAATTTACTTTATTTAATGAAAACATGtttatatactttatcactttgctTATcactttcttatttttatttttttccttcccCTTGAGAGTATACGGGTATTTTACTCCCTATACTCCTTAACACAGAATGAACGGTCTTATTTTGTACAAACCTTGTATATGTTTTGTAGGATGCCCACCTAAGTTATTTATAGTAAATAAATGAAAATTAGATTACACTTGTCCTCGTCTGTGTTTTGAATGTTTATTTattaacaaacatttactgtaaaaaCATTGAATTACTTAAAGGGACAATGTGCATAATGGCTGCTGTTCTCCATCAAAGCCAATTAGACTGCATTCATTTTCCAAACTGCACTAGAAAACGGACATCGCTTCTTCCTATTACTGTGGGTTAGATCGCCATTGCTTATTAGTCCTGCCACTTTGGGTGCTGCTAGGTGAGTATTGGATAAGTCTTTTCAGAAAAAATGGAACTCGTAATAAACCTTCTTTTTTAATTGGGCAGAATAGCTAGGATGTCATGTTTATTTTATCCAGAAAATGTCACCTTCCCTCAGAAAAGAACATAGGTCTTGTTTCTCATGTTTACAATACCTCATATGTCAACATGAGGTAAGATAAATGGTAAAATAATACTCGCCCTATAGTTCTTGTCCTGTAATAATAGGTACTTTGGCCATTAATACTTAAATGCAACCAGTATGTAGCAGCTCTAATAGTAATAGGCAATATTATGCTAATCAGTAGCAATGCCTCCATTATGTAAATCAGTAATACAGGAGTGCTTTTTCTACTGTCCAGCGGTAGCATTACAACTACTGGTTAACTGCAACACTGACAGCTTGCTTATTGGTAACAGCAAACACATGATTACAGAGCTGCTTCATACTCCCCTGATGCCTCTCTGTTCTTCCATTCCTGTTACTTTGGCTAGAACCAGTGACAGTGTATGCCTGCACTGGCCTCTTATTGGTCACTGTAAGCAGCGCTCACATTCCTGACACGTAGTTACTTGGTCTGAATGGAAACCTGATAATTAGAGGGTCGAAATTTGTAGTGTACAGGAGcaatttattaaatatattgtgcATATGTAGACTCTAGTAGTAATGAACAAGGATGGCATGAGATGGGTAACCGttttgggatacggtcattagatcgacaacACTTTGGATGACCACTATcgggcgacatgcattaggtcgacatggtcactaggtcgacgtgtttttttattttttttggtcattttttttttctttcggactttctcatactttacgatccacgtggactacgactggggaatagtaacctgtggcgagcaaagcgaggcatcttgcctgaagcatggcgagcggacacatgcacaaaaaaaaaaaaatagtggtcgacctaatgacccatacccactgTTTTAGGCAGGTAACAATTTTTTAGTTGTACAAAGTTTTCTTAGGGGTGTTTATGGACAATCTGTAGGAATGTTAAGCCTTGTAATGTTTATTCTTTGTAGTCTGTAAATAGTCCCGTTTGATTAGTGTTTGTTTTCCTGAAATGTTCGTATAGAATTAATGGTAGCATGGCAGTGGTGTGTAATTGGGGACTGTGAAGCAAAGGTAAgattcgggaagggggggggggtgcgagtTTCTAGGtgtgtgtggtggttttttttttttttttttttttatttaattaaaggcATAATTGTTGTGAttacactcggggggggggggggggggggggggaagcaaaaTCATAGTGACCAGTTTTTGTGGTGGAATATTGTAGTTGTAGGTACTGTGTATGTAGTACAGTATTGTAATGGTGGTTCTGTAGGTGATTGTACATGAGCTGATGGTATAGTGGGTATGCCCATGTTCTGTACAGGGTTGTACGATGTGGTAACTGTGGCTGTCAGTATTTTGGAAGGGTGGGTGCATGTAATGGGTATCAATAGCAGTACATACTTTCCCACAATAAGCCTATTTGTTAGTATAATGCTAGGCAGAATAAGATGAGATGCCAGTTATGAGAACATTCTCTGGGGCCCACCTGGAAGTGCACTGCTTATACTGTGGGTAGTTTCTTCCAAATATTTGTAGGTGGCTCTTGCTGAGAGACTTTATTCAAAAGTTCCATTGGTGTCAGTGAAAGGTAAATTCTGCCTAGACCAAGCAAGCTGTGTGTGAGTGACCATTGTAGTTTTATGTACATTTGGATGGATCGCTACTGCATAAAAAATTAGCTTAATGTTACTGTTGTATGTTTAATGTTTTTATATTTTCATTCTCTAAGTTAGCAAGATGGCACAAGACTTAATGCTTTATGGGTAGAGGCTACCATTCCATGGgggacatttataccccttttccacctgtagcacgggtcgcagccggaagTTTggcacggctgcgacccatgctacagccccctttcccacagcgctcaccaacctggcatattgccgggctgGTGACtctgctagtgatgcggcaggggcggcgctgggagatcacatgatctcccagcgccgctcttccatacactgtgaacggaagCGGACatggcttccgttcacactacacagcttactgggttgaacacgtgtttaacccagcaagctacccgggttaggattcccggatcatttgatccgggaatttgcagagggggccgtttccactagggaagaacacgcgcatttacccgtgtttttaaagctagtggaaaaggggtattactaagcagtgataagagcggagaagtgagccagtggagaagttgccccatcaaccaatcagcagctctgtataattgtatagtatgcaaattatagatgttacttcagtgcagattggttgccatgggcaacttctccgctcttaccactgcttagtaaatgttcccctatatCAGTTACTTCCCTTTGCCCAGGCCTCTTACCACTTCAATAGTTGGATGAGTCAGGCAACATAGAATAGACACCATCTGTTTTATGTAACATGCTTTTCCACTTTAAATACATTAAATGGGATGATGTAACCTCCTTTAGTAGTTATATAATGTGCATGGCCTTAACAGCCAATGCATTCTTTAGTGTGAGTCAGCTATGTCACAATCCTTTCCAAAGTAGGTGAACATAGGTGTGTGTCTGGTATCAGTACTTAAAACTGGTCCTGTGTGATACATGAATGTTCTTGTACACCAAATTTAAGATGGCTCTAAATATGACCCATTAAAGCTACTTTAGTCTGAAGATCATGTCTAAAAgaattaaaaacttttttttttctttttattaattgACATCTTTAGTAAAACATAGGCACACACTATCTGTTTCAGTGATATGCCAATTTGTTCTCCGATTGCCTTGCAGAACTTCATTGTATAGATCCCTGTCTGACACATCAGAGCTTAATTTCCCAAACTGAGGACTACAAAATCAACCTCCAACTACTGCATCATGTGTATGTAATACAAAAGTGGTGATCACACTGACTATTGAGTTCTCCATTTAGGTGTTTCCTTAACTTTGCGCATCAAATGTTGTATTTTGTATATAACTCCATTCTATATTACAGCATGTCACCCATGATTCCTTGGCCCCAATGCCTGCACTTTTGCAGTATTTTATTTCTCTGTCTGTATGTGAGGGGAGATCTCCATACAGCATAGCATAACTGACCCTACAACCTCATGCTGTGAGCCGGAATGCTAACCACTGAGCTGGCCTTTCTGTACatttagggcagtattcaattctcttcacccccttccacacccgttctgtttctgctgactgatgtggtataattatttcagcttgctacccccggggtagcgagggcgaccaaccctttacgcagctaaacctgattggtcgtgatatatcatttgaattgtGCCCTAAGAATATGAAATGGCACTGTGCACATCTCACAGTGTATATATAATGTAGTATACAGTTTCTGTCACCAttcccttataggccctacacacatgccgatttgtttcaaagatatgaacaatctcgttcatatctttcagtgtggaggctccagcgatgaacgatgcgcggccccgcgctcgttcatcgctggttccccatctgtgcatgcaggccaatatggacgatctcgtccatatttgcctgcacttcaatggagccgcgtgacggggggagtgaagaaacttcactccccccgtcactgcccccccccccccacacacacacacacaccgccgggtCGCTcggcggccgtatccgccgtcgggca
Proteins encoded in this region:
- the ARL4D gene encoding ADP-ribosylation factor-like protein 4D gives rise to the protein MGNHLTEIAPNTSFLPTFQTLHVVVIGLDSAGKTSLLYRLKFKEFVKCVPTKGFNMEKIKAPIGNSKAIAFQVWDVGGQEKLRPLWKSYTRRTDGMVFVVDSSEQERMEEAKVELHKITRTSENQGVPVLVLANKQDITNALSVAEVEKLLAVHELGTSTLSHIQGCSAVDGRGLHQGLEKLYDMILKRKKMLRHSKKKR